In Chloroflexota bacterium, the genomic window AGGACCATACCTGATAGGAAGACGGTGCCGATGAAGCCCACACGTATGGGCTATGCCGAGACCTTAGTGAAGCTGGGACGAATCAACAAAAATGTAGTTGTGCTTGATGCTGACCTCTCAAAATCGACCTTGACTTATATGTTCGCCGCTGAATTCCCGGACCGTTTCTTTGATATGGGCATCGCCGAGCAAAATATGTTGGGCGTGGCTGGCGGACTGAGCCTTACGGGCAAGATCCCCTTTGTTACCACGTATGGGACGTTCGTTGCGGGACGGGCTTGGGATCAGATCCGCACAACGGTGTGTTACAGCAACCTCAACGTCAAAATTGGTGGTGCTCATGGGGGCGTCTCAGTTGGTCCGGATGGGGCGACGCACCAGGCATTGGAGGAGATAACGACGATGCGCGTTCTCCCCGGAATGACTGTGATTGCTCCGGCCGATTATATCGAAACGGCCAAGGCGACTGAGGCGGCAGCGAACTACTTCGGTCCGGTATACCTCCGCTTTGGCCGGGAGGCGGTGCCTATCATCACCGTTGAGGAAGATCCTTTTATCATCGGCAAGGCTAATCAGTACCGTGACGGCAATGATGTGACGATTATCGCCTGTGGGGTGATGCTGGCTCATTCGCTCTGGGCTGCTGAGGAGCTGGCCAAGGAGGGCATCGAGGCGAGGGTAATCAATATGCATACTATTAAGCCGATCGACGTCGAGGCCATCGTGAAAGCAGCTGAGGAAACGGGGGCCATTGTTACAGCTGAGGAGCATCAAGTCATCGGTGGACTTGGCGGCGCGGTCGCGGAGGTGGTGGTCAAGACTGCGCCTGTCCCTATGGAGATAGTTGGCATTCTGGATCGCTTCGGTGAGTCTGGTCAGCCTGAAGAGTTATATAAGGAGTTTAACGTAACCCCTGAGGATGTGGCTGAGGCCGTCAGAAGGGTGATGGCCAGGAAAAGGGGACGTCGGCTCTAGGCGTATCTTCCCTATTCCCACTCAATAGTAGCTGGTGGCTTGGAAGTGATGTCGTAAACGACACGGTTCACGCCTGCTATTTCATTGACGATGCGATTGGCCATCTTGGCCAGGAGATCGTAGGGCAGACGGGCCCAATCAGCCGTCATCCCGTCTTCGCTAACCACGGCTCTTAAGGCGGCAACATAGGCATAGGTGCGCCCATCACCCATAACCCCGGTGCTGCGTAGCGGTGTGAGAATGGCGAAACTTTGCCATAGGTCGCGATAAAGTCCAGCCTTTTCGATTTCGTCCAGGACGATGGCGTCCATCGCGCGCAGCTTCTCCAAACGCTCCTCCGTTACTTCACCAATGATGCGCACGGCTAATCCCGGACCGGGGAAGGGCTGGCGCCGGACGATCTCTTCGGGAAGCCCTAGCTCTTGCCCTACAGCCCGTACCTCATCCTTGAACAGGTAACGCAGTGGCTCAATCAAAGAAAACGGCATCTCGCGGGGAAGCCCGCCCACGTTATGATGGGACTTGATCCGCGCGGCAGCCTTGGTCTCCTGCGTCGTACTTTCGATAACATCTGGGTATAGCGTACCCTGGGCCAGGAAACGGATTCCCTGAATCTTACTGGACTCCTCCGCAAATACCTTGATGAACTCTTCACCGATCAACTGTCGCTTGACCTCCGGATCAAGCACGCCAGCCAAGCGACGCAAAAAACGTTCTTTGGCATTGACACTGAGGAGATTGATCTTCAGGTGTCGACGGAAGGTCTCGATGATCCGATCGGCCTCTCCCTGACGCATAAGACCGTTGTCAACGAAGATGCATATAAGCTGATCGCCTATGGCGCGGTGAATAAGCGTGGCGGTAACGGCGGAATCGACCCCACCGCTTAGAGCGCAGATGACCCTCTCCTGGCTGACCTGGCTCTTAATACGCTCCACGCTATGGGCGATAAAAGAGCCGGGTGTCCAGGTACCCCGGCAGCCACAGATGCCGTGCACGAAGTTATAGATGATCTTTTTCCCTGCTGGCGTATGGACTACTTCAGGGTGAAACTGCAGGCCGATGAGTCCATCCTTGGCCATCGCAGCAATGGGGGAATTGTCGGTAGAGGCGAGGGCGAGGAAACCCGGTGGCAGCTCGACAACCTGGTCACCATGGCTCATCCAGACCGGAAAATCTGTGGGGAGGTCCTTGAAGAGGGGGGACCCTGGTTCTTTGAGATGGAGCGTGGCTGGCCCGTACTCACGTTTGGTAGCGTGGACCACCCGTCCGCCCAACCGGTGAGCCAGCATTTGCATCCCGTAACAGATGCCTAATATCGGTAATCCACTTTCGTATATGTAGCGGGGCG contains:
- a CDS encoding transketolase family protein encodes the protein MKPTRMGYAETLVKLGRINKNVVVLDADLSKSTLTYMFAAEFPDRFFDMGIAEQNMLGVAGGLSLTGKIPFVTTYGTFVAGRAWDQIRTTVCYSNLNVKIGGAHGGVSVGPDGATHQALEEITTMRVLPGMTVIAPADYIETAKATEAAANYFGPVYLRFGREAVPIITVEEDPFIIGKANQYRDGNDVTIIACGVMLAHSLWAAEELAKEGIEARVINMHTIKPIDVEAIVKAAEETGAIVTAEEHQVIGGLGGAVAEVVVKTAPVPMEIVGILDRFGESGQPEELYKEFNVTPEDVAEAVRRVMARKRGRRL
- the guaA gene encoding glutamine-hydrolyzing GMP synthase, encoding MTDVIAPTEESIVVIDLGSQYSQLIVRRVRECRVYSELIPSDAPWERVAALKPRGFILSGSPASVYQPDAPQPPRYIYESGLPILGICYGMQMLAHRLGGRVVHATKREYGPATLHLKEPGSPLFKDLPTDFPVWMSHGDQVVELPPGFLALASTDNSPIAAMAKDGLIGLQFHPEVVHTPAGKKIIYNFVHGICGCRGTWTPGSFIAHSVERIKSQVSQERVICALSGGVDSAVTATLIHRAIGDQLICIFVDNGLMRQGEADRIIETFRRHLKINLLSVNAKERFLRRLAGVLDPEVKRQLIGEEFIKVFAEESSKIQGIRFLAQGTLYPDVIESTTQETKAAARIKSHHNVGGLPREMPFSLIEPLRYLFKDEVRAVGQELGLPEEIVRRQPFPGPGLAVRIIGEVTEERLEKLRAMDAIVLDEIEKAGLYRDLWQSFAILTPLRSTGVMGDGRTYAYVAALRAVVSEDGMTADWARLPYDLLAKMANRIVNEIAGVNRVVYDITSKPPATIEWE